In a single window of the Arachis hypogaea cultivar Tifrunner chromosome 6, arahy.Tifrunner.gnm2.J5K5, whole genome shotgun sequence genome:
- the LOC112756037 gene encoding protein LNK1-like encodes MCVIIFLFLFHSLLDIRTKLCLRDSLYRLAKNAEQRHNDSIANGCTGDDQACKSMVPHNGSRCMRFMDMETDTNPIDRSIAHLLFHRPRDQPMSHPYDTIPFKSSATICFH; translated from the exons ATGTGCGTGAtaatctttcttttcctttttcattctttG TTGGATATTAGAACCAAATTGTGCCTAAGGGATAGTCTATACCGTTTGGCTAAGAATGCCGAGCAAAGACATAATGACTCAATTGCAAATGGTTGCACCGGAGATGATCAAGCATGCAAATCAATGGTGCCACATAATGGTAGCAG GTGTATGAGATTCATGGATATGGAAACTGACACAAACCCCATTGATCGATCTATAGCACACTTACTGTTTCATAGGCCCCGTGATCAACCAATGTCGCATCCTTATGATACTATACCTTTCAAATCCAGTGCCACGATATGCTTTCATTAA